A stretch of the Pedobacter sp. MC2016-14 genome encodes the following:
- a CDS encoding DUF4173 domain-containing protein, whose product MKTKADLPLLATLAGGILFNYLFWAEKQALNLLIYSLFVLVLLFWDKEILKSKKLIVISASHLLAAMLVVINHSALSVITWYISFIVCIGFAHFQQLRSVYTAILAASLQFLTAPISLIKRIANAKLGNISLKPEFKLFKYVLIPLIVILIFCALYSTANKVFAKYLEIFSNSILSYLNSLIIFFFADLNLPRILHLFLGITFTAAVVFKFSSNIEKNELEQHEQMLRRRKKRDSLSVGQEFIAIFAGNLYQRKMALKTENIIGILSFSALNLLLLFLNSIDISTLWLAKADSLTSTNYSAELHEGTNALIFSILMAMMVILYFFSGNLNFYSKNKTIRLLSYIWIIQNGFLVLSVLHRDYNYISMYGLTYKRIGVLVFLLLCSIGLATVYLKVARQKTFFYLCKVNGAIWYILLLVLGLVNWDVFIVNYNIRNESSIRLDLDHLTDMSDKTLPLLIKNKEMLKSYLPLKRYRYLSNIVVDTSTTVLSKQQAQDLEQQGQITAFEDELSARRESFEHNYAQTSWLSWNYPDWQTHQFFQKKE is encoded by the coding sequence ATGAAAACAAAAGCAGATTTACCACTTTTAGCCACATTAGCTGGCGGTATACTTTTTAATTACTTATTCTGGGCGGAAAAGCAGGCACTCAACCTGCTTATTTATTCTTTGTTTGTCCTGGTATTGCTGTTCTGGGATAAAGAAATCCTAAAAAGCAAAAAATTAATCGTCATCTCCGCCTCTCATTTACTGGCAGCCATGTTAGTGGTCATCAATCATTCTGCTTTATCTGTTATTACCTGGTACATTAGTTTCATAGTATGTATTGGCTTTGCACATTTTCAACAGCTTAGAAGTGTATATACGGCAATTTTAGCAGCCAGCTTACAATTCCTCACCGCACCTATAAGCCTGATTAAGAGAATAGCTAACGCAAAATTGGGTAACATATCTTTAAAGCCTGAATTCAAATTGTTTAAATACGTTCTCATTCCCCTTATCGTGATCTTGATATTTTGTGCGTTGTATAGTACTGCCAATAAAGTCTTTGCTAAATATTTGGAAATATTCAGTAACAGTATCCTGTCCTATTTAAATAGCCTCATCATTTTCTTTTTTGCTGATCTAAATTTACCCAGGATCTTGCACCTTTTTCTCGGTATCACATTTACTGCCGCAGTGGTCTTCAAATTCAGTAGTAATATTGAAAAAAATGAACTGGAGCAGCATGAACAGATGTTACGGAGGAGAAAAAAACGCGATAGTCTTTCTGTAGGCCAGGAGTTCATCGCAATTTTTGCAGGCAATTTATACCAGAGAAAGATGGCGCTAAAAACAGAAAATATCATCGGCATACTCTCCTTCTCTGCCCTAAACCTGCTTTTATTATTCTTAAATAGCATAGACATCAGCACATTATGGCTAGCCAAGGCAGACAGCTTAACCTCAACCAACTATTCGGCCGAGCTGCATGAAGGAACAAATGCATTAATATTCAGCATCCTTATGGCCATGATGGTTATCCTTTACTTTTTTAGCGGCAACCTAAACTTCTATAGTAAAAACAAAACTATCCGTTTATTAAGCTACATCTGGATTATCCAAAATGGGTTTCTGGTACTTTCAGTTTTGCACCGCGATTATAATTACATCAGCATGTATGGATTAACCTACAAACGAATCGGTGTACTTGTTTTTTTACTGCTCTGCAGCATAGGCCTTGCTACAGTTTATCTTAAAGTAGCAAGACAAAAGACTTTCTTTTATCTCTGCAAAGTTAACGGGGCCATTTGGTATATATTACTGCTGGTTTTGGGATTGGTGAATTGGGATGTGTTTATCGTAAACTACAATATCCGCAATGAATCTTCTATCCGGCTGGATCTTGATCATTTAACAGACATGTCAGATAAGACCTTACCCCTACTTATCAAAAACAAAGAAATGCTCAAATCTTATCTTCCTTTAAAACGCTACCGCTATTTAAGTAACATTGTTGTAGATACCAGTACAACTGTACTTTCTAAACAACAAGCGCAAGATTTGGAACAACAAGGACAAATTACAGCCTTTGAAGATGAATTAAGCGCACGCAGGGAAAGCTTTGAACATAATTACGCACAAACTTCATGGCTTTCCTGGAATTATCCAGATTGGCAAACACATCAGTTTTTTCAAAAAAAAGAATAA
- a CDS encoding ABC transporter ATP-binding protein, which produces MLKAIGIKKSYGSLPILKGVDFEVAKGEIVSIIGASGAGKSTLLHILGTLDKPDEGTVELNGVKVSSLSGELLSVFRNQNIGFVFQFHHLLPEFTALENICIPAFIAKTSKKQAERKAFELLELLGLSDRAQHKPAQLSGGEQQRIAIARALVNNPAIILADEPSGNLDSANAQALHEFFIKLRDNFKQTFIIVTHNESLANISDRVVTMKDGTII; this is translated from the coding sequence ATGCTAAAAGCTATAGGTATAAAAAAGTCATATGGCAGTCTGCCGATTTTAAAAGGTGTAGATTTTGAAGTTGCCAAAGGAGAAATTGTGAGTATTATAGGCGCATCCGGCGCAGGTAAGAGTACACTGCTTCACATTTTGGGCACACTTGATAAGCCAGACGAGGGCACTGTGGAGCTTAATGGCGTTAAAGTGAGTAGTTTATCAGGAGAGTTGCTTAGCGTTTTTAGAAATCAGAATATAGGCTTTGTATTTCAATTTCATCATCTTTTACCAGAATTTACAGCTTTAGAAAATATTTGTATTCCTGCATTTATTGCTAAAACAAGTAAAAAACAGGCAGAACGTAAGGCTTTCGAATTGTTGGAGCTGTTGGGTTTATCAGACCGGGCACAACATAAGCCGGCACAGTTATCTGGTGGAGAGCAACAACGAATTGCAATTGCGCGGGCATTGGTTAATAATCCTGCTATTATATTGGCAGATGAACCTTCGGGTAACCTGGACTCTGCCAATGCACAGGCACTGCACGAATTTTTTATTAAACTGCGCGACAACTTTAAACAAACTTTTATCATTGTAACCCACAACGAAAGCCTGGCTAACATTAGCGATAGGGTGGTTACGATGAAAGACGGAACAATTATATAA
- a CDS encoding HAD hydrolase-like protein has product MQVERLIKKYDAFIFELDNVIYPEKDYDLQVYYLFAQFIEYALQLDAAEVLTYMKEVYELEGAEGIFDKTAKRFNLPAEYQVNFSLLEQGAKLPLKLLLFDAVLQFIKQLINQGKSVYLLTNGEPLKQLNKIKQTEWYGIAQYLTVYFTKELSDGIVPDALNVVMEKHSLNPEKVVFFDATEVNKKGIKATGVKLLLISKLFAL; this is encoded by the coding sequence ATGCAAGTTGAAAGATTAATTAAAAAATACGACGCTTTTATTTTTGAGCTTGACAATGTAATCTATCCGGAAAAGGATTATGATTTACAGGTGTATTATCTTTTTGCGCAGTTTATAGAATATGCGCTGCAACTGGATGCTGCTGAGGTACTGACTTATATGAAAGAGGTATATGAGCTTGAGGGCGCAGAGGGTATATTTGATAAGACGGCAAAACGATTTAATTTGCCTGCCGAATATCAGGTTAATTTTAGTTTGTTGGAGCAAGGTGCTAAACTTCCGCTAAAACTATTGCTGTTTGATGCTGTACTTCAATTTATAAAACAGTTGATTAACCAGGGGAAGTCTGTTTATTTACTGACAAATGGCGAGCCTTTAAAGCAGCTGAACAAAATTAAGCAGACAGAATGGTATGGCATTGCGCAATACCTAACTGTTTATTTTACCAAAGAATTGTCTGACGGAATTGTTCCTGATGCTTTAAATGTTGTTATGGAAAAACATTCCCTAAATCCTGAAAAGGTTGTTTTTTTTGATGCCACCGAAGTAAATAAAAAAGGCATAAAAGCCACAGGTGTTAAATTACTGTTAATTAGCAAACTGTTTGCACTTTAA
- a CDS encoding S41 family peptidase, which translates to MKLNFKKSIAVGMCFALLAVAFVSCKKNKNDEPSGSRKELTLDSIFLYAKQVYYWNDALPSYDAFNPRQYNSGSTDLDSYNSELFAISQLKINPLTNRPYEYYASGVAKYSRIDDNTEANPSATSSMGLADVDTEGNGNDIGIRPIFYLTTKSETGPYLLFVTAVYQNSPAEALGVKRGWVITKVNNKSIGTNYTTEQNTVRSALAAGSVTLTGYNFIDNEPFNVTLTKTSYKSSPVYADKVFTISNKKIGYLSLARFSILSNPSSNAPSDKNLDPVFANFSAQGITDLIVDLRYNGGGYVNTAEYLANLIAPSSLAGKKMYTEIYNSTMQTGKATILANQPLPDPKGKLQYADGKLVTYADVDYSLTAESNNANFVKKGSLNTIMNVVFIVSRNTASASELLINVLKPYLNVKLVGETTYGKPVGFFPIKIENRYEVYMPMFETRNSNNEGSYYAGFIPNVFSTNDNSIYVFGDERESYLSLALKELVPSSQPTSTDRIVRVDGTVVEMPKFDASQMKAVNPNSEFKGMIETRHTIK; encoded by the coding sequence ATGAAATTGAATTTTAAAAAGAGCATTGCCGTTGGGATGTGCTTTGCATTGCTAGCTGTAGCATTTGTATCCTGTAAAAAGAATAAAAATGACGAGCCTTCTGGTTCACGCAAGGAACTTACACTTGACTCTATATTTTTATATGCCAAGCAAGTTTATTATTGGAATGATGCTTTGCCAAGCTATGACGCATTTAACCCGCGTCAGTACAATTCTGGCTCAACTGATCTTGACAGTTACAATAGTGAATTATTTGCTATTTCTCAGTTAAAGATCAACCCACTTACCAACCGTCCGTATGAGTATTATGCTTCTGGTGTGGCTAAGTATTCCAGGATCGATGATAATACTGAAGCCAATCCCTCTGCAACTTCAAGCATGGGACTTGCAGATGTAGACACAGAAGGAAATGGGAACGATATTGGAATTAGGCCAATTTTCTATTTAACTACTAAATCCGAAACCGGACCATATTTGCTTTTTGTCACCGCTGTTTATCAGAATTCTCCAGCAGAGGCTTTAGGGGTTAAAAGGGGATGGGTGATTACAAAAGTTAATAATAAGTCTATTGGTACTAACTATACTACAGAACAGAATACTGTTAGGTCAGCTTTAGCTGCTGGAAGTGTAACTCTTACGGGATATAACTTTATAGATAATGAGCCTTTTAATGTAACGCTAACTAAAACATCCTATAAAAGTAGTCCGGTTTACGCAGATAAGGTGTTTACTATATCCAATAAAAAAATTGGATACTTGTCTTTAGCTAGGTTTTCAATACTGTCTAATCCAAGTTCGAACGCGCCAAGTGATAAAAATTTAGATCCCGTATTTGCAAATTTTTCTGCTCAAGGCATTACTGACTTAATTGTCGACTTAAGGTACAATGGTGGCGGTTATGTAAATACAGCAGAATATCTTGCAAATTTGATAGCACCTTCGAGCCTGGCCGGAAAAAAGATGTATACTGAAATTTACAACTCTACCATGCAGACGGGTAAAGCAACGATTTTGGCTAATCAACCATTGCCTGATCCGAAAGGAAAACTCCAGTATGCTGACGGTAAGTTAGTGACTTATGCAGATGTCGATTATTCACTAACAGCTGAATCTAACAATGCAAATTTCGTAAAAAAGGGTAGTCTAAATACCATTATGAATGTGGTTTTTATTGTATCGAGAAATACCGCTTCTGCTAGTGAATTACTTATCAATGTTTTAAAGCCTTATTTGAATGTCAAACTTGTAGGGGAAACTACCTATGGTAAACCTGTCGGTTTTTTTCCGATAAAAATTGAGAACCGATATGAAGTATATATGCCTATGTTCGAGACTCGGAATTCGAACAATGAGGGCTCGTACTATGCTGGTTTTATACCAAATGTATTTAGTACTAATGATAATTCGATTTATGTATTTGGAGATGAAAGGGAGAGTTATCTATCGTTGGCTTTAAAGGAACTTGTGCCTAGCTCTCAACCCACAAGTACTGATAGGATTGTGAGAGTTGATGGTACTGTTGTTGAAATGCCAAAATTTGACGCTTCCCAAATGAAAGCTGTTAATCCCAATAGTGAGTTTAAAGGGATGATTGAAACACGCCATACAATAAAATAA
- a CDS encoding M28 family peptidase, whose product MRPYYILSLAMLFGCSSVKNPNTIDNTDLLLKDVKILSSDEYTGRKTGTKGAELSRKYIKKRLKDMGVTSYPSLKDYEQNFSFKSKEGENIAAKNIIAYIPGKSANTIVFSAHYDHLGVINNEIYNGADDNASGVAGLLKIAGWYAKHKPNNTMLFAFFDAGEAGWKGSEAFIAHPPISLDRIKLNINLDMISHNEKNILYAAGTYKYPQLKGYIYQSNPNLKVIFGHDNPKQGVDDWTNQSDQGAFNAKKIPFIYFGVEDHSDYHKASDEYESITPEFFVNAANGILEIVNNIDEKKDIQSIFRSTIQMKKQ is encoded by the coding sequence ATGAGACCTTATTATATCCTTTCTTTGGCAATGCTGTTCGGCTGCAGTTCTGTTAAAAACCCGAATACCATAGACAATACAGACCTTCTTTTAAAAGACGTGAAGATATTATCTTCAGATGAGTACACTGGACGTAAAACCGGGACTAAAGGAGCTGAGCTGAGCAGAAAATATATCAAAAAACGTTTAAAGGATATGGGCGTTACCTCCTACCCTTCATTAAAAGATTATGAACAGAATTTTAGCTTTAAAAGCAAAGAAGGTGAAAATATAGCAGCCAAAAATATCATTGCCTACATTCCCGGAAAAAGCGCGAATACAATTGTGTTTTCTGCACATTATGACCACCTTGGTGTCATCAATAATGAAATTTATAACGGCGCAGATGATAACGCCTCGGGAGTTGCAGGACTTTTAAAAATTGCTGGCTGGTATGCCAAGCATAAACCCAACAACACAATGTTATTTGCATTCTTTGATGCTGGCGAGGCAGGCTGGAAAGGATCTGAGGCTTTTATAGCTCACCCACCCATAAGCCTGGATCGTATAAAATTGAATATAAACCTGGATATGATTAGCCATAATGAAAAGAATATCCTCTATGCAGCCGGCACCTATAAGTACCCACAACTTAAAGGCTACATTTATCAAAGCAATCCAAACCTGAAAGTAATTTTCGGACATGACAATCCTAAACAAGGGGTAGATGACTGGACCAATCAAAGCGATCAGGGTGCTTTTAATGCAAAGAAAATTCCATTTATCTACTTCGGCGTAGAAGACCACAGCGATTACCATAAAGCCAGTGATGAGTACGAGAGCATCACACCTGAATTCTTTGTCAACGCAGCAAATGGCATTCTTGAAATTGTAAATAACATTGATGAGAAGAAGGACATTCAGTCTATTTTCAGATCAACCATCCAGATGAAAAAACAATAG
- a CDS encoding RNA polymerase sigma factor RpoD/SigA, which translates to MRQLKITQSITNRESQSLDKYLHEIGKVDLITAEEEVILARKIREGDQAALERLTKTNLRFVVSVAKQYQNQGLTLGDLINEGNLGLIKAAKRFDETKGFKFISYAVWWIRQSILQAIAEQSRIVRLPLNQVGSLSKISKAFSKLEQEYEREPSPEELADILETTVDKISDTLSNSGRHVSMDAPFVQGEENTLLDVLENHEPNTDSSLINESLSEEIKRSLSTLTEREREIIVLFFGLSTNHPLSLEEIGEKFNLTRERVRQIKDKALQRLRHTSRSKILKSYLG; encoded by the coding sequence ATGAGACAACTCAAAATCACGCAATCTATCACCAACCGTGAAAGTCAATCTTTAGACAAATACCTTCACGAAATTGGTAAAGTTGATTTAATAACAGCAGAAGAAGAAGTAATATTAGCGCGAAAAATTCGTGAAGGGGATCAGGCAGCATTAGAGCGACTGACCAAGACAAACTTACGTTTTGTTGTTTCTGTTGCCAAGCAATATCAAAATCAAGGTCTTACTTTAGGAGACTTGATTAATGAAGGAAACCTGGGTTTAATTAAAGCTGCCAAGCGTTTTGATGAAACTAAAGGTTTTAAATTTATCTCTTATGCAGTTTGGTGGATTCGTCAATCTATTTTGCAAGCAATTGCAGAGCAAAGTCGTATTGTTCGTTTACCGCTAAATCAGGTAGGTTCATTGAGTAAAATCAGTAAGGCCTTTTCTAAACTAGAGCAGGAATATGAACGTGAGCCTTCTCCTGAAGAACTGGCAGATATCCTGGAAACTACAGTAGATAAAATATCTGATACTTTAAGCAACTCTGGTCGCCATGTATCAATGGATGCTCCCTTTGTTCAAGGTGAAGAAAATACATTGTTAGACGTACTTGAAAATCATGAACCAAATACGGACAGCAGCTTAATCAACGAGTCACTTTCTGAAGAAATCAAACGTTCACTTTCTACATTAACAGAACGCGAACGCGAAATTATTGTCTTGTTTTTTGGTCTGAGCACCAATCACCCTTTATCTCTTGAAGAAATTGGTGAGAAGTTTAACCTTACCCGTGAGCGTGTACGTCAAATTAAAGACAAGGCATTACAACGTCTGCGTCACACTTCAAGGAGCAAAATCTTAAAATCTTACTTAGGATAA
- a CDS encoding MBL fold metallo-hydrolase codes for MNLHTIDTGLFKLDGGAMFGVVPKSIWKRTNPADANNMCTWAMRCLLIEDGERLILIDTGIGDKQDEKFLSHYYLHGSDTLSKSLANKGFSTDDITDVFLTHLHFDHCGGAIVRKGDKLVPAFKNATYWSNEKHWNWAVYPNAREKASFLKDNILPIQESGQLKFIEEKEDVDFITGFKVGFAFGHTDAMMLPKLTYKNQTIIYAADLLPSIGHIPLPYVMAYDMFPLQTLKEKQVFLEDAAKNNHILYLEHDSVNECCTLQQTEKGIRLKETFALKDL; via the coding sequence ATGAATCTTCATACCATAGATACCGGATTATTTAAATTGGATGGTGGCGCCATGTTTGGCGTTGTACCAAAATCCATTTGGAAGCGTACAAATCCAGCAGACGCCAATAATATGTGTACCTGGGCAATGCGTTGCCTGCTGATTGAAGATGGAGAAAGGTTAATTTTGATTGATACAGGAATTGGAGATAAACAGGACGAAAAATTCCTGAGTCATTATTATTTACATGGTAGCGATACGCTATCAAAATCTTTGGCCAACAAAGGTTTTTCTACGGATGACATTACTGATGTTTTTTTAACACACCTGCATTTTGACCACTGTGGAGGTGCAATTGTACGAAAAGGAGATAAATTAGTACCAGCTTTTAAAAATGCAACGTACTGGAGCAACGAAAAACATTGGAACTGGGCTGTGTATCCTAATGCAAGGGAAAAAGCGTCTTTTTTAAAAGACAACATACTGCCTATCCAGGAAAGCGGACAATTAAAATTTATAGAGGAAAAGGAAGATGTTGACTTTATAACTGGTTTTAAAGTTGGTTTCGCGTTTGGACATACAGATGCCATGATGTTGCCAAAACTAACTTATAAAAATCAAACCATAATATATGCAGCAGATCTGCTGCCATCAATTGGCCATATCCCCCTTCCCTATGTAATGGCATATGACATGTTTCCTTTACAAACTTTAAAAGAGAAACAGGTATTTCTGGAAGATGCAGCAAAAAACAACCATATCCTGTACCTGGAACATGATTCGGTAAATGAATGTTGTACACTACAGCAGACAGAAAAAGGAATTCGATTAAAAGAAACTTTTGCGTTAAAAGACCTTTAG
- the lpdA gene encoding dihydrolipoyl dehydrogenase → MNYDLIVIGSGPGGYVAAIRASQLGLKTAIVERESLGGICLNWGCIPTKALLKSAQVFEYINHAADYGINVAPAEADFAAIIKRSRGVADGMSKGVQFLMKKNKIEVIMGTGKAKPGNKVEVKAADGTLKEYTATSIILATGGRSKELPTVKQDGKKVIGYRQAMVLPEQPKSMVIVGSGAIGVEFAYFYATMGTKVTVVEFMENIVPVEDEDISKQLLRSFKKVGIDVMTSSSVESVDTSGAGCKVQVKTAAGMQTLECDIVLSAAGVVANIENIGLEETGIKTEKGKVVVDEYYRTNVKGYYAIGDIVSGQALAHVASAEGITCVEKIAGLHAEPIDYNNIPGCTYCTPEIASVGYTEKAAKAAGYELKIGKFPFSASGKASAAGAKDGFIKIIYDAKYGELLGAHMIGANVTEMIAEIVVARKLETTGHEMLKAIHPHPTMSEAIMEATADAYGEVIHL, encoded by the coding sequence ATGAACTACGATTTAATTGTTATAGGCAGCGGTCCGGGCGGATACGTAGCTGCAATCAGAGCTTCTCAGCTGGGTTTAAAAACAGCCATAGTTGAACGCGAGTCTTTAGGTGGAATATGCCTTAACTGGGGTTGTATCCCTACAAAAGCATTATTAAAAAGTGCGCAGGTATTTGAATATATCAACCATGCTGCCGATTATGGCATCAACGTGGCTCCGGCTGAAGCAGATTTTGCTGCGATCATTAAACGTAGCCGTGGTGTAGCTGATGGCATGAGCAAAGGTGTTCAGTTTCTGATGAAAAAGAACAAGATTGAAGTAATTATGGGTACTGGTAAAGCTAAACCAGGCAATAAAGTAGAAGTTAAAGCTGCTGATGGTACCCTAAAAGAATATACTGCAACCAGCATTATTCTTGCTACTGGCGGAAGATCTAAAGAACTTCCAACTGTAAAACAAGATGGTAAAAAAGTAATTGGTTACAGACAAGCGATGGTTTTACCTGAGCAACCAAAATCTATGGTGATTGTGGGTTCTGGTGCTATCGGCGTGGAATTCGCTTATTTCTATGCAACTATGGGTACAAAAGTAACCGTAGTTGAATTCATGGAAAACATAGTTCCTGTAGAAGATGAAGACATCTCTAAACAATTATTACGTAGCTTCAAAAAAGTTGGCATTGATGTAATGACTTCTTCCAGTGTTGAATCTGTTGATACTTCAGGCGCTGGATGTAAAGTTCAGGTTAAAACTGCTGCTGGAATGCAGACGCTTGAATGCGATATTGTATTATCTGCTGCTGGTGTAGTGGCCAATATCGAAAACATTGGCCTGGAAGAAACCGGAATTAAAACCGAAAAAGGCAAAGTTGTAGTTGATGAATACTACAGAACAAACGTTAAAGGATATTATGCTATTGGTGATATCGTAAGCGGTCAGGCTTTAGCTCACGTTGCTTCTGCAGAAGGCATTACCTGCGTTGAAAAAATTGCTGGTTTACATGCTGAGCCTATCGACTACAATAACATTCCTGGATGTACCTATTGCACACCTGAGATTGCTTCTGTAGGATATACTGAAAAAGCTGCTAAAGCAGCTGGCTACGAACTTAAAATTGGTAAATTTCCATTTTCTGCTTCAGGTAAAGCAAGCGCTGCCGGCGCTAAAGACGGTTTTATTAAAATCATTTATGACGCCAAATATGGTGAATTATTAGGTGCCCACATGATTGGTGCTAATGTGACTGAAATGATTGCTGAAATTGTTGTGGCTCGTAAACTGGAAACCACAGGTCATGAAATGCTGAAAGCTATTCATCCACACCCAACTATGAGTGAGGCAATTATGGAAGCTACAGCTGATGCATACGGTGAGGTTATCCATTTGTAA